A stretch of the Staphylococcus sp. NRL 16/872 genome encodes the following:
- a CDS encoding MATE family efflux transporter: protein MKDEQLYYFEESPIFKAMMHFSLPMMIGSLLSVIYGILNVYFIGFLDNSHMISAISLTLPIFAVLMAFGNLFGVGGGTYISRLLGAKDYTKSHYVSSFSIFSSFIFGVIIAIIATPFTDQIASVLGASGQTLKFTSDYLKVQFLSTPFVILFFVLEQFARAIGKPIISMIGMISSVVLNMILDPILIFGVHLDVVGAALGTAISNLVAALFFIIYIAIKDDTLSLNIKHAKPTKEMVQEIFKIGIPAFLMVVLMGVTGLVVNLFLAHYGNYAIASYGISFRLVQFPELIIMGLSEGVIPLIAYNFVSNKTRMKDTIKAVILSIVAIFAVCMTIVLLFGHSIVQLFSTDPQIVTLATFILKVTMTSLLLNGIGFLFTGMLQATGQGRGATIMAIAQGTVIIPVLFVLNALFSLPGVVWSLLIAETICALLAMLIVYLLRNQLTVDKQALIEE, encoded by the coding sequence ATGAAAGACGAGCAATTATATTATTTTGAAGAATCACCGATATTTAAAGCGATGATGCACTTTTCATTGCCAATGATGATTGGTTCATTATTAAGTGTTATATATGGTATTTTAAACGTTTACTTTATTGGATTTTTAGACAACAGTCACATGATTTCAGCCATTTCACTCACATTGCCTATCTTTGCAGTATTAATGGCTTTCGGTAATTTATTCGGTGTAGGTGGAGGAACATATATTTCACGTTTACTCGGTGCCAAAGATTACACAAAGAGTCATTATGTAAGTAGCTTTTCAATCTTTAGTAGTTTTATTTTTGGTGTTATCATTGCTATCATTGCAACACCATTCACAGATCAAATTGCTAGCGTGTTAGGTGCTAGTGGTCAAACATTAAAATTCACAAGTGATTATTTGAAAGTTCAATTTTTAAGCACACCATTTGTTATTCTATTCTTTGTCTTAGAACAATTTGCACGTGCGATTGGTAAACCAATAATTTCAATGATTGGTATGATTTCAAGCGTAGTATTAAACATGATTTTAGATCCTATTTTAATCTTTGGTGTCCACTTAGACGTAGTAGGGGCAGCATTAGGTACAGCCATTTCAAATTTAGTAGCCGCGTTATTCTTTATTATCTATATTGCAATTAAAGATGATACGTTATCATTAAATATCAAACACGCTAAACCCACTAAAGAAATGGTACAAGAAATCTTTAAAATAGGTATTCCAGCATTCTTAATGGTTGTCTTAATGGGTGTTACAGGTTTAGTGGTCAATTTATTTTTAGCACATTACGGAAACTATGCTATTGCAAGTTACGGTATTTCATTCAGACTTGTGCAATTCCCAGAATTAATTATTATGGGATTATCTGAAGGTGTTATTCCATTAATTGCATATAACTTCGTTTCTAATAAAACGCGTATGAAAGATACAATTAAAGCAGTTATTTTATCTATAGTAGCTATCTTTGCGGTATGTATGACAATCGTATTATTATTCGGTCATTCAATCGTTCAATTATTTAGCACTGATCCACAAATCGTGACATTAGCTACATTTATCTTAAAAGTCACTATGACATCTTTACTATTAAACGGAATTGGTTTCTTATTTACAGGAATGCTTCAAGCAACAGGGCAAGGACGTGGCGCTACAATCATGGCTATTGCTCAAGGTACTGTCATTATCCCAGTACTCTTCGTACTTAACGCTTTATTCAGCTTACCAGGCGTTGTTTGGTCATTATTAATTGCTGAAACAATTTGTGCATTATTAGCTATGTTAATTGTTTACTTATTAAGAAATCAACTTACTGTCGATAAACAAGCGCTAATTGAAGAATAA
- a CDS encoding copper resistance protein CopC: MVKLKRSSKVALAILMMFLFMLVPNFQHIASAHATLEKTTPSQNGVVSKHPDNIELTFNEPVNADYSGITIYNDNGKEIAEVKPSTTGHSQTLTFPADKVGHGTHQIEWHTVSADGHEISDRFDFSVGKKTANGVDTTPAFYETPDFWFGVFRYIAEGATIILVGLYWLNGIARRNNLSTFDVFPRHIAVSLMMMMAYLMSLVLYLMTLSSDVLNDVLSLNPSALVQFPYILSSIALIILSGLFVLRNMEKSWYWIVSIAMILALSMSGHAWSQSVPLWSIILRTLHLAGISLWLGALIYLLTSVFTRKRDAVDLLREILFKVNVAAVTVIILSGILMSIDETKILSIWHNMQPWTVFLIIKVVGTLIMMACGFMQTTRALNKRNRVNKVSLIIEVTIGLLLIIAGVVMSQISIP; the protein is encoded by the coding sequence ATAGTGAAATTAAAGCGAAGTTCGAAAGTAGCTTTAGCCATCTTAATGATGTTTTTATTTATGTTGGTTCCCAATTTTCAACATATCGCATCAGCACATGCTACATTAGAAAAAACCACACCTTCACAAAATGGAGTAGTCTCAAAGCATCCTGATAACATTGAATTAACTTTTAATGAACCAGTTAATGCGGACTATTCTGGTATCACCATTTATAATGATAATGGTAAAGAAATTGCTGAGGTGAAACCTTCAACAACGGGGCACTCTCAGACGTTAACTTTTCCTGCAGATAAAGTGGGACATGGGACCCACCAAATAGAATGGCATACGGTGTCAGCTGATGGACATGAAATCAGTGATCGTTTCGACTTCTCAGTCGGAAAGAAAACAGCTAATGGCGTAGATACGACTCCAGCATTCTATGAAACGCCTGACTTCTGGTTTGGTGTATTTCGATATATAGCTGAAGGCGCTACAATTATATTAGTAGGTCTTTATTGGTTGAACGGTATTGCACGTCGTAACAATCTGTCGACGTTTGATGTCTTCCCAAGACATATCGCAGTATCATTAATGATGATGATGGCCTATTTAATGTCGCTAGTATTATATTTAATGACATTGTCATCAGACGTATTAAACGATGTATTGTCGCTTAATCCAAGTGCACTCGTGCAATTCCCATACATTTTAAGTTCAATTGCACTGATTATATTAAGCGGTCTCTTCGTATTAAGAAATATGGAGAAATCGTGGTATTGGATTGTATCGATTGCGATGATTTTAGCATTGAGTATGTCAGGTCACGCGTGGTCTCAAAGCGTGCCACTATGGTCAATTATTTTAAGAACCTTACATCTTGCAGGTATTAGTTTATGGTTAGGGGCACTTATCTATCTACTGACTTCTGTTTTCACTCGGAAAAGGGATGCCGTAGATTTACTGCGCGAAATCTTATTTAAAGTTAATGTCGCAGCCGTAACAGTCATTATTCTGTCAGGTATATTAATGTCTATCGATGAAACGAAAATATTATCAATTTGGCATAATATGCAACCTTGGACAGTGTTCTTAATTATAAAAGTAGTAGGAACATTAATTATGATGGCATGTGGTTTCATGCAAACGACACGTGCATTAAATAAACGTAATAGAGTAAATAAAGTTTCATTAATTATAGAAGTAACAATTGGCTTATTACTTATAATAGCAGGTGTTGTAATGAGTCAAATTAGTATTCCATAG
- a CDS encoding YcnI family protein → MIKKLLATSLVLFFSIGFFKFADAHVTLNPKAVDPESYERVDVRVPVEQKDHTEKVELEVPKEVQVVNIQPVDEYKYKLDKDKKGNITKITWTAKGKGIGPDEFIDLPLILASPKDEGKYSFKAIQSYDNGDKVKWVGKEDSEHPAPTLEVKKDANAVAVKDDKSEDDKKASEQQSSGGSIALWIISIVAIILSLVALFKHARNK, encoded by the coding sequence ATGATTAAAAAATTATTAGCCACGAGCTTAGTGCTTTTCTTTTCAATAGGTTTCTTTAAATTCGCAGATGCGCACGTCACATTAAATCCTAAAGCAGTGGATCCAGAATCTTACGAACGTGTGGATGTACGTGTGCCAGTAGAACAAAAAGATCACACTGAAAAAGTAGAATTAGAAGTGCCTAAAGAGGTACAGGTTGTTAATATTCAGCCAGTAGACGAATATAAATACAAATTAGATAAAGATAAAAAAGGAAATATTACTAAAATTACTTGGACAGCAAAAGGTAAAGGTATTGGACCAGATGAATTTATCGATTTACCCCTTATCTTAGCAAGTCCTAAAGATGAAGGTAAATATTCATTTAAAGCCATTCAATCTTATGATAATGGCGATAAAGTGAAATGGGTAGGTAAAGAAGATAGCGAACACCCAGCGCCAACATTAGAAGTTAAAAAAGATGCGAATGCTGTAGCAGTGAAAGACGATAAATCTGAAGATGATAAGAAAGCAAGTGAACAACAATCTTCAGGTGGTTCAATTGCATTATGGATTATCTCAATCGTTGCAATAATTCTTTCATTAGTTGCATTATTTAAACACGCTAGAAATAAATAA
- a CDS encoding DUF2871 domain-containing protein encodes MRRLLYAFLVYMIIGLLSGFYYRELTKAHHFTGDTQLAVVHTHTLILGMFMFLILLPLEKVFKLSSYYLFNWFFIIYNIGVVVTIGMMITKGTYQVIGKSFSPEAFAGFAGIGHTGMLAGLLLLFFLLRQAILKEPRD; translated from the coding sequence ATGCGTAGATTATTATATGCTTTTTTAGTCTATATGATTATTGGACTATTGAGTGGGTTTTACTACAGAGAATTAACTAAAGCGCATCATTTTACGGGCGATACTCAATTAGCTGTAGTCCATACGCATACCCTAATTTTAGGGATGTTTATGTTTTTAATATTGCTTCCACTTGAGAAAGTATTTAAATTAAGTAGTTATTACCTATTTAATTGGTTTTTCATCATTTATAATATTGGAGTTGTAGTTACTATAGGAATGATGATAACTAAAGGGACTTATCAAGTCATTGGTAAAAGCTTTTCACCTGAAGCTTTTGCTGGTTTTGCAGGTATTGGTCATACAGGCATGCTAGCCGGTTTATTATTACTATTTTTCTTATTACGCCAAGCTATTTTGAAAGAACCTAGAGATTAA
- a CDS encoding NAD(P)/FAD-dependent oxidoreductase, whose protein sequence is MQDVTIIGGGPAGLFASFYSGLRGMSVRIIDVQDKLGGKMQIYPEKIIWDIGGVAPKPCYEIIKDLIAQALHFNPEVNLNERVIDIRKVEERHFQIETDKGHVYESKAVIFAVGGGIINPKPLNIKGAERYNMTNLHYVVQSLSKFKGKDILISGGGNTALDWARDLAGIAKSVTLIYRKPEIRGYESMIKVLQDLNVNLMPKTQIKELIGDTEDKCIHKVELENIETHEVQLIPFDDVIISHGFDHENPLLVECSSKLDLYDEYRVKGLGNTTTNIPGIYACGDVVHHEAKVHLIASAFSDAGNAANLAKTYIEPDAANEGYVSSHNDIFKESNKAVINQYL, encoded by the coding sequence ATGCAAGATGTAACAATCATTGGGGGAGGACCAGCAGGACTTTTTGCGAGTTTTTATTCTGGTTTACGAGGAATGTCAGTTAGAATCATTGATGTACAAGATAAATTAGGCGGTAAAATGCAAATCTACCCTGAAAAAATTATTTGGGATATCGGTGGCGTAGCACCAAAACCTTGTTATGAAATAATAAAGGATTTGATTGCGCAAGCTTTACATTTTAATCCTGAAGTTAACTTAAACGAACGTGTCATAGATATTCGTAAAGTAGAGGAAAGACATTTTCAAATTGAAACGGATAAAGGCCATGTTTATGAATCTAAAGCTGTGATATTTGCAGTAGGTGGAGGCATTATTAATCCTAAACCCTTAAATATTAAAGGGGCTGAACGTTATAATATGACTAACTTACATTATGTGGTTCAGTCATTGTCAAAATTTAAAGGTAAAGATATTTTAATCTCAGGTGGTGGAAATACTGCGCTTGATTGGGCACGTGATTTAGCTGGAATAGCGAAATCAGTGACATTGATTTATAGAAAGCCAGAAATACGTGGTTATGAATCGATGATCAAAGTATTACAAGATTTAAACGTTAACCTGATGCCTAAAACTCAAATCAAAGAATTGATTGGTGATACAGAAGATAAATGTATCCATAAAGTTGAACTTGAAAATATTGAAACGCATGAAGTTCAATTAATACCATTTGATGATGTGATTATAAGTCATGGTTTTGATCATGAGAATCCATTATTGGTTGAATGTTCTTCAAAACTAGATTTATATGATGAATATCGCGTTAAAGGGTTAGGAAATACTACTACGAATATACCTGGTATTTATGCATGTGGAGACGTGGTTCATCATGAAGCGAAGGTGCATTTAATTGCAAGTGCATTTAGTGATGCGGGTAATGCGGCTAACTTAGCTAAGACTTATATTGAACCTGATGCTGCTAATGAAGGATATGTATCAAGTCATAATGATATATTTAAAGAATCTAATAAAGCAGTAATTAATCAATATTTATAA
- a CDS encoding GNAT family N-acetyltransferase — protein sequence MIRFSKEVPEAQAYCDLRVKAGMSSKSLEAARKGLPNACFTITIYDNDKLIGMGRLIGDGGTAFQIVDIAVDPEYQGQGHGRQILEKIMTYIESVAEKGTYVSLIADYPADKLYEKFGFQSTEPKSGGMYQIY from the coding sequence ATGATTCGTTTTTCTAAAGAAGTACCTGAGGCACAAGCATACTGTGATTTAAGAGTAAAAGCAGGCATGAGCTCTAAATCTCTGGAAGCGGCACGTAAAGGATTACCCAATGCGTGTTTTACTATTACGATTTACGATAATGATAAGTTAATTGGTATGGGAAGATTAATTGGTGACGGGGGCACTGCTTTCCAAATAGTAGACATTGCCGTTGATCCAGAATATCAAGGACAGGGCCATGGCAGACAAATCTTGGAGAAGATTATGACATATATTGAGTCAGTTGCTGAAAAAGGCACATATGTAAGCTTAATAGCAGATTATCCAGCAGATAAGTTATATGAGAAGTTTGGCTTTCAATCAACTGAGCCTAAATCAGGTGGCATGTATCAAATATATTAA
- a CDS encoding acryloyl-CoA reductase, translated as MSTEFKAFLVDKDKDGNVKSDFKTMTTDDLPEGDVLIKVHYSSINYKDALATTDNNNIVKSYPMVPGIDLAGKVVESNDPTIEEGEEVIVTSYDLGVSHYGGFSEYARVKSDWVVKLPQNLTLEEAMIYGTAGYTAGLAIEKLEKASFMTLEGGKVLVRGASGGVGSLAVLMLSNLGYKVVASTGNKEAAKKIEDLGAKEIIDRITENDDSLLGSRTWQAAIDPIGGEGTPYVINRIDNNGGVALIGMTGGVKFNATVFPFILRGASLVGIDSVFTPMKLRERVWRRLATDLKADKLNEIKRSISFDELPESLETVLNHKNTGRIVVDFNAE; from the coding sequence ATGAGTACAGAATTTAAAGCATTTTTAGTTGATAAAGATAAAGATGGCAACGTGAAGAGCGACTTTAAAACAATGACCACAGATGATTTACCTGAGGGTGACGTATTAATTAAAGTTCATTATTCAAGTATTAATTATAAAGACGCATTAGCCACAACTGATAATAATAATATAGTCAAATCATATCCAATGGTTCCAGGCATTGATTTAGCAGGAAAAGTAGTGGAATCTAATGATCCTACAATTGAAGAAGGTGAAGAAGTCATTGTAACAAGCTATGATTTAGGCGTAAGTCATTATGGTGGCTTTAGTGAATATGCTCGCGTTAAATCTGATTGGGTCGTAAAATTGCCACAGAATCTAACATTAGAAGAAGCTATGATTTACGGTACAGCTGGCTACACTGCTGGTTTAGCTATTGAAAAGTTAGAAAAAGCTAGCTTTATGACACTTGAAGGCGGTAAAGTACTTGTCCGTGGCGCTTCAGGCGGTGTAGGTTCACTTGCAGTATTAATGCTATCTAATTTAGGTTATAAAGTCGTCGCAAGTACAGGTAACAAAGAAGCTGCTAAAAAGATTGAAGATTTAGGCGCTAAAGAAATTATTGATCGCATCACTGAAAATGACGATTCATTATTAGGCTCTCGTACTTGGCAAGCTGCCATTGATCCTATCGGTGGCGAGGGAACACCTTATGTCATCAACCGTATTGATAATAACGGTGGCGTGGCGCTAATTGGTATGACTGGTGGCGTTAAATTTAATGCGACAGTCTTTCCATTTATTTTAAGAGGCGCAAGTCTTGTCGGTATCGATTCCGTATTTACGCCAATGAAATTACGTGAACGCGTATGGCGTCGTTTAGCTACAGATTTAAAAGCTGATAAATTGAATGAGATTAAGCGTTCTATTTCATTTGATGAATTACCTGAATCCCTTGAAACCGTATTAAATCATAAAAATACAGGTCGCATTGTCGTAGATTTTAATGCTGAATAA
- the efeO gene encoding iron uptake system protein EfeO, which produces MKKLPTILLASSLLLAACGNDNNGNNDHSKKDSQSQSSSSSKNNAALDKATKEYKKYTDKQLDKFLEGTEEFVTAIKNDNMEKAKELYPKVRMYYERSEPVAEAFGDLDPKIDARLADMKEEKKGDQWTGYHKIEKSLYQDNKIDATTKKDADQLLKDAKELDAKADTLDITPKLMLQGSVDLLNEVSTSKITGEEEIYSHTDLYDFKANIEGAQKIYDLFKPELVKKDKKLSDDIQKNFDKVNSLLDKYKDGDGFKDYSAVTKEDRKALSDAVNSLGEPLSKMAVVTE; this is translated from the coding sequence ATGAAAAAATTACCAACTATTTTATTAGCATCATCATTATTATTAGCAGCATGTGGTAACGATAACAATGGCAATAATGATCATAGTAAAAAAGATTCTCAGTCACAAAGTTCAAGTAGTAGTAAAAATAATGCGGCTTTAGATAAAGCTACGAAAGAATATAAAAAATATACAGATAAACAATTAGATAAATTCTTAGAAGGTACAGAAGAATTTGTGACTGCAATTAAGAATGACAATATGGAAAAAGCCAAAGAACTTTATCCTAAAGTACGTATGTATTATGAGCGCTCAGAACCAGTTGCTGAAGCTTTTGGTGACTTAGATCCTAAAATTGATGCACGTTTAGCGGATATGAAAGAAGAGAAAAAGGGAGATCAATGGACAGGATATCATAAAATTGAAAAATCACTGTATCAAGACAATAAAATTGATGCCACTACAAAAAAAGATGCTGATCAATTATTAAAAGATGCTAAAGAGTTGGACGCTAAAGCTGATACTTTAGATATTACACCTAAATTAATGTTACAAGGTTCAGTTGACTTATTAAATGAAGTATCAACTTCAAAAATAACTGGTGAAGAAGAAATTTATTCACACACTGATTTATATGACTTCAAAGCAAATATTGAAGGTGCCCAAAAAATCTACGACTTATTCAAACCTGAATTAGTGAAAAAAGATAAAAAATTAAGCGACGATATTCAAAAGAACTTTGATAAAGTGAATAGTTTATTAGATAAATACAAAGACGGCGACGGATTTAAAGATTATAGCGCTGTAACTAAAGAAGATAGAAAAGCATTATCTGATGCAGTGAACTCACTTGGTGAACCATTAAGTAAAATGGCTGTGGTTACAGAATGA
- the efeB gene encoding iron uptake transporter deferrochelatase/peroxidase subunit, with translation MSKIDDQQSTQVSRRSFLKMLGIGGAGVVIGASGAGSIFSFKSMFDTPEDDKKDAFEFYGRVQAGVTTPTQKNCTIVALDLKSKDKSLIKEMFKKWTAMSVNMTDGAPVEKDSQNALLPPVDTGESIGLGASRLTLTYGVSKSFLKKLDMSSKIPKDFKDLPHFPNDQLEEDYSDGDIMIQACSNDPQVSFHAIHNLIRPFRDIVKLRWSQNGFVSGKLEETPRNLMAFKDGTVNPTKSDELKKYVFIDDGWAKNGTYCIVRRIQIHIETWDRTSLEEQEATFGRKRDTGAPLTGKKEFDHLDLKAKDASGNYIIDPNAHARLAHEANTSIKRRAYNYSDGTNAKTGNLEVGLIFTCFQKSTQQFIDIQNNLGHRDKLNEYITHKGSASFLVLPGVQKGGYLGETLFD, from the coding sequence ATGAGTAAAATAGATGATCAACAATCTACACAAGTTTCAAGACGTTCTTTTTTGAAAATGCTTGGAATTGGTGGAGCAGGTGTAGTTATTGGCGCAAGTGGGGCTGGAAGTATCTTTTCATTTAAATCGATGTTTGATACCCCAGAAGATGATAAAAAAGATGCTTTTGAATTCTATGGACGTGTACAAGCTGGTGTTACAACACCAACACAGAAAAATTGTACTATTGTAGCTTTAGATTTAAAAAGCAAAGACAAAAGTTTAATTAAAGAGATGTTTAAAAAATGGACCGCCATGTCTGTCAATATGACGGATGGGGCTCCCGTGGAAAAAGATAGTCAAAATGCGTTATTACCTCCAGTAGACACAGGGGAATCTATAGGTTTAGGTGCTAGTAGATTAACGTTAACGTATGGTGTTAGTAAATCATTTCTAAAAAAACTAGATATGTCATCTAAAATTCCAAAAGATTTTAAAGATTTACCTCATTTTCCAAATGATCAATTAGAAGAAGACTATAGTGATGGAGATATCATGATTCAAGCATGTTCGAATGATCCACAAGTGTCATTCCACGCAATTCATAATTTAATCAGACCTTTTAGAGATATTGTCAAACTGAGATGGTCGCAAAATGGATTCGTTTCAGGAAAATTAGAAGAAACACCTAGAAACTTAATGGCTTTTAAAGATGGGACTGTAAATCCTACAAAAAGTGATGAACTAAAAAAATATGTATTTATTGATGATGGATGGGCTAAAAACGGTACATACTGTATTGTAAGACGTATTCAAATTCACATTGAAACATGGGATCGTACGTCTTTAGAAGAACAAGAAGCAACGTTTGGACGAAAACGTGATACAGGCGCACCTCTAACAGGTAAAAAAGAATTTGATCACTTAGATTTAAAAGCAAAAGATGCGAGTGGTAATTACATTATTGATCCAAACGCACATGCACGTTTAGCACATGAAGCTAATACATCTATTAAACGACGTGCTTATAATTATAGTGATGGTACTAACGCTAAGACTGGTAACCTAGAAGTAGGATTAATCTTTACTTGTTTCCAAAAATCAACGCAACAGTTTATTGATATTCAAAATAATTTAGGTCATCGTGACAAATTAAATGAATATATTACACATAAAGGTTCTGCATCATTTCTTGTATTACCAGGTGTTCAAAAAGGAGGCTATCTAGGTGAAACACTTTTCGATTAA